One genomic window of Salvelinus alpinus chromosome 17, SLU_Salpinus.1, whole genome shotgun sequence includes the following:
- the LOC139543078 gene encoding aerolysin-like protein, protein MATTLELIGGQGGSAFEFHGMNNGATLKKIGVAVEGWQVKAVRVELTDGRVATFGEANTFKEFEFKLGERITKLSLWGNGAGTRLGAIKFTTSENREFFEKMTSWGLKTEYTINVGSGICLGLQGRSGSDIDCMGFLFINNIKSSVLTDMRYPTLSLFKPQVSPEYVKSLSHHNNTSLVQEESISYSKTLTKTSSWSVSNKIESTLSVSVKAGIPDLVEVTSGFSLTVGVEHSTSLQKTETITESDTINLKIPPGKTMDVEVTVGRANIDLDYEANVKVTCMNGSQLVFPSKGVYTGVTYTSARVSTKER, encoded by the exons atggCAACCACACTGGAACTTATAGGTGGTCAAGGAGGCAGTGCATTTGAATTCCACGGCATGAACAACGGTGCCACCCTCAAGAAGATTGGAGTGGCGGTGGAAGGCTGGCAGGTGAAAGCTGTGCGGGTGGAGCTTACCGACGGCCGCGTTGCGACCTTTGGAGAGGCTAACACTTTCAAAGAGTTTGAGTTCAAACTCGGCGAGCGCATCACCAAGCTGTCTCTGTGGGGTAACGGCGCCGGCACACGTCTGGGTGCCATCAAGTTCACGACGAGTGAGAACAGGGAGTTCTTTGAAAAAATGACCAGCTGGGGACTGAAGACTGAGTACACCATCAATGTGGGGTCCGGAATCTGCCTGGGGCTGCAGGGCAGGTCTGGCTCGGACATCGACTGCATGGGCTTCCTCTTCATCAACAACATCAAGTCGTCCGTGCTGACCGACATGAGGTATCCCACCCTGTCCCTCTTCAAACCCCAG gTGAGCCCAGAATATGTGAAATCTCTGTCTCACCACAACAACACCTCCTTGGTTCAAGAAGAGTCCATTTCATACAGCAAGACCCTGACCAAGACTTCCTCCTGGTCCGTCAGCAACAAGATAGAATCCACCTTGAGTGTGTCGGTCAAAGCAGGGATCCCAGATCTGGTCGAGGTGACATCAGGGTTCAGCTTGACCGTGGGAGTGGAGCATTCCACCAGCCTGCAGAAGACAGAGACCATAACAGAATCGGATACCATCAACCTGAAGATCCCGCCAGGGAAGACCATGGATGTTGAGGTCACAGTGGGGAGAGCAAATATCGACCTCGACTACGAGGCCAACGTGAAAGTCACCTGCATGAATGGCAGTCAGCTGGTCTTCCCATCCAAGGGCGTCTACACCGGTGTGACTTACACTTCAGCGAGGGTATCCACAAAGGAGAGATAA